A part of Arachis hypogaea cultivar Tifrunner chromosome 12, arahy.Tifrunner.gnm2.J5K5, whole genome shotgun sequence genomic DNA contains:
- the LOC112728209 gene encoding cytochrome P450 83B1 has translation MVSPLVLILCLITLPLFMFFFFQKQTTLKNKAFPPGPKGLPIIGNLHQLDNSSLYLQLFELSKKYGPIFSLQLGLRKAIVISSPELAKEALKNHDREFAGRPNLIGQQKLTYNGLGINFSPYNEFWRETRKVCVAHVLSSRRVSSFSSIRKFEVKKWIKKISSHASSKKVTNLNEMIISLTSTIICRIAFGRRYEDEGVERSRFHDLLNECQAMLGGFFVSDYIPFLGWIDRLNGMHARLDKNFKELDKFYQEVIDEHMDPNRDTSNGEDIIDVLLQLKKHRSLSFDLTINHIKALFVDILVAATDATAATTVWAMTALIKNPRVMKNVQEEVRNFGGQKDFLEEEDIQKCSYFKAVIKETLRLHLPGPLLIPKETNKTCIINGYEIPSKTIVYVNAWTIHRDPEAWKDPYEFYPERFLGSDIDFLGQHFELIPFGAGRRICPGIHMALASLDLILANLLYSFDWELPQGIKKEDIDTQVLPGLTQHKKNPLYLIAKNNKDL, from the exons ATGGTGTCACCACTTGTCTTAATTCTATGCCTTATTACTCTTCCCCTAttcatgttcttcttcttccaaaaacAAAcaacactcaagaacaaagctTTTCCACCAGGTCCTAAAGGCCTTCCAATAATTGGAAATCTTCACCAATTAGATAATTCTTCCCTTTATCTTCAACTATTTGAACTCTCAAAGAAATATGGCCCTATATTCTCCCTTCAATTAGGTCTAAGGAAAGCAATTGTTATTTCATCCCCTGAGTTGGCCAAAGAAGCATTGAAAAACCATGACCGTGAATTTGCCGGAAGACCAAACTTAATTGGTCAGCAAAAATTAACCTACAATGGGTTAGGGATAAATTTTTCTCCATACAATGAATTTTGGAGAGAAACTAGAAAAGTATGTGTAGCCCATGTTCTTAGCTCTAGGCGTGTATCAAGCTTTTCTTCAATAAGAAAATTTGAGGTCAAGAAATGGATCAAGAAAATATCAAGCCATGCATCATCAAAAAAGGTGACAAATTTGAATGAAATGATAATTTCTCTAACAAGCACTATTATTTGTAGGATTGCCTTTGGAAGAAGGTATGAAGATGAAGGAGTTGAAAGGAGTAGGTTCCATGATTTGCTCAATGAATGTCAAGCAATGTTGGGTGGCTTCTTTGTTTCGGATTATATTCCTTTCTTGGGTTGGATTGATCGACTCAATGGAATGCATGCCCGTCTTGATAAAAATTTCAAGGAGTTGGATAAGTTTTATCAAGAAGTGATTGATGAACACATGGATCCTAACAGAGACACTTCAAATGGAGAGGATATTATTGATGTCTTGCTTCAATTGAAGAAACACCGTTCATTATCCTTTGACCTCACTATTAATCACATCAAAGCACTGTTTGTG gaCATACTTGTAGCAGCAACAGATGCAACTGCAGCCACAACAGTTTGGGCTATGACGGCACTAATAAAAAATCCAAGAGTAATGAAGAACGTTCAAGAAGAAGTTAGAAATTTTGGAGGTCAAAAAGATTttttagaagaagaagatattCAAAAGTGTAGTTATTTTAAAGCTGTAATAAAAGAAACGTTAAGATTGCACTTACCAGGACCACTACTTATaccaaaagaaacaaacaaaacttgCATTATAAATGGCTATGAAATTCCAAGCAAGACTATAGTGTATGTGAACGCTTGGACTATTCATAGAGATCCTGAAGCTTGGAAAGACCCATATGAATTTTATCCTGAGAGATTCTTAGGCAGTGATATAGATTTTCTTGGACAACATTTCGAGCTGATTCCATTTGGTGCTGGTAGAAGAATTTGCCCAGGTATACATATGGCACTTGCTTCACTTGACCTTATTCTTGCTAATCTTCTTTACTCTTTTGATTGGGAGCTTCCACAAGGAATCAAAAAAGAAGATATTGATACTCAAGTGTTACCAGGATTAACACAACATAAGAAGAATCCTCTTTACCTTATTGCAAAAAATAACAAGGATTTGTAA